In Chanodichthys erythropterus isolate Z2021 chromosome 18, ASM2448905v1, whole genome shotgun sequence, the following are encoded in one genomic region:
- the asxl2 gene encoding putative Polycomb group protein ASXL2 isoform X2: protein MHYNRVNSCRTKCLPAKLQSQPSSPQSRCSSPSVSSSKLMSPSQKHSKKALKQALKQQQQRNQRRQCGIPNASSPRLLLKTVKDMAHDSSKSSWELKQTERCPASPQNSTSSSSSSVKADVCHATGARKVSQRSSRLSARQLRRTKCEIDVETPDSILVNTNLRALINKHTFSVLPTECQQKLLKMLPEVDQQASMDGALKVTSSALNNEFFTSAAQSWKERLSEGEFTPELRLRMRQEIEKEKKVELWKEHFFESYYGEHSGLSIEESKELTEARDIPEPAKSSVQSEKPEIVKEPQKINPVTEVIHMELRSRDVKSTITHASPEEPVKPPASKQSHLSLDTRKDTQEELIPESSVQKAEDPKPGSEKTLENEITCKTPASSLEEEVTCLKGKETQTTKEESPVGNAGQITESNKAGSPITAVTSEPLKRKISTELDTELRIEKKPRVSSSEMSSTVTAKEKVEQRVPPLKIPVSRILSAPASFEQVSPRTPVPLTPPSIRPGRTGARTLADIKAKAQLARAQRAAAAAAGSSSSRGTGSVEGTSTPSPARSLSEDFSPASSRSQSVSPIKLSSGSPAPEGTVTLSQTSPSSGFTGHTESGFVLDFSASQGFLKENRSLMGSQTTQCTLNPTGNDQHNLLSPGGTLAPSSQAGSAIAQNQRPQQTPFSGALVTKPSSSIPANNPLVTQLLQGKEVPLEKILPKPLAKVEVQSMAISAKDEGTTTDGLKKDNPTNQEDVSKFGNQIPFGSSVMQVRSMDKLVNVGTQDQILHPPRHKCEQKHTNSNCQPSQFQSCQLGHLESSLDQSVHLGIFGRKRLSKPAMTGHYLLNVSTYGRVSESSKRPHLATNTSSALANLKKEKTETEESVKGKTESLAGSHTTSQGLLNFPKVKVEQQGCFINKPDDGLASQPCSDIKSESPSLSCLSSQESSTSTRTKETCSRSSQLDMCSSIQGKTERYQLSDCNQRTFLSQKAHNGPQYGGTISMSVPHALNHSMADTPTSPTVSCSGDGETAGGGMMSFSVTVTAIPAGHLLDQSSQGETSPEQAYIETSGMEDVQSKCYCRLKAMIMCKGCGAFCHDDCIGPSKLCVSCLVVR, encoded by the exons ATGCACTATAACAGAGTGAATTCATGCAGAACCAAGTGCT TGCCAGCAAAACTGCAGTCTCAGCCGTCCTCCCCACAGTCCCGCTGTTCATCTCCATCAGTCTCCAGCAGCAAACTCATGTCCCCGTCACAGAAACACAGCAAGAAGGCCCTCAAACAG GCActgaaacagcagcagcagaggaATCAACGCCGGCAATGTGGAATCCCCAACGCCTCAAGCCCACGGCTGCTCCTCAAGACTGTCAAAGACATGGCTCATGACTCCTCCAAATCCT CCTGGGAGCTGAAACAGACAGAGCGCTGCCCTGCCAGTCCACAGAACTCTACCTCCAGCTCGTCCTCCTCTGTCAAAGCAGATGTGTGCCATGCGACCGGTGCCCGCAAGGTGTCTCAGCGCTCCAGTCGGCTCAGTGCCA GACAACTGAGGCGTACCAAGTGTGAGATAGATGTTGAGACACCAGATTCCATCCTTGTCAACACTAACTTGCGAGCGCTGATCAACAAGCACACATTCTCAGTGTTGCCTACAGAGTGTCAACAGAAGCTTCTTAAGATGCTGCCAGAGGTTGACCAGCAG GCTAGTATGGATGGAGCATTGAAGGTGACCAGCTCTGCCCTGAACAATGAATTCTTCACATCAGCAGCACAGTCTTGGAAGGAGAGGTTGTCAGAGG GTGAGTTTACCCCAGAGTTGAGACTGAGAATGCGGCAAGAAATTGAGAAGGAAAAGAAGGTGGAACTTTGGAAAGAGCATTTCTTTGAGAGCTACTATGGTGAACA CTCTGGACTGAGTATAGAGGAATCCAAAGAGCTGACAGAAGCCAGGGACATTCCTGAACCAGCTAAAAGCTCAGTCCAATCAGAAAAGCCAGAGATTGTCAAAGAGCCTCAGAAGATAAACCCAGTGACAGAGGTCATCCACATGGAGTTGAGATCCAGAGATGTCAAATCAACTATAACACATGCCTCACCTGAAGAGCCAGTCAAACCTCCTGCTTCAAAGCAATCACATTTATCCTTAGACACGAGGAAGGATACGCAGGAAGAATTGATTCCAGAGTCCTCTGTTCAAAAAGCAGAGGATCCCAAACCTGGCAGTGAGAAAACACTGGAGAATGAGATCACATGTAAGACCCCAGCATCTTCTTTGGAAGAGGAAGTTACATGTTTGAAAGGAAAGGAGACACAGACCACTAAAGAGGAAAGTCCCGTAGGTAATGCTGGACAGATCACGGAGAGCAATAAGGCTGGATCTCCAATAACTGCTGTCACATCTGAGCCTCTGAAGAGAAAAATCTCTACTGAACTGGATACAGAGCTCAGAATTGAGAAGAAGCCCCGTGTCTCTTCATCAGAAATGTCATCCACTGTGACAGCTAAAGAAAAAGTAGAACAGAGAGTACCACCACTCAAA ATCCCAGTGTCAAGAATTCTCTCTGCCCCTGCCTCTTTTGAGCAGGTATCTCCCAGGACTCCTGTTCCCTTGACACCCCCTAGCATTCGGCCCGGTCGCACCGGTGCACGCACTCTAGCTGACATCAAGGCAAAAGCCCAGTTAGCGCGTGCACAACGTGCTGCTGCTGCAGCAGCCGGGTCATCTTCCTCAAGAGGAACCGGCTCAGTTGAAGGTACCTCAACACCCTCTCCAGCTAGGTCCCTGTCAGAAGATTTTTCACCAGCAAGCAGCAGAAGTCAATCTGTGTCGCCTATAAAGCTAAGCTCTGGATCTCCGGCCCCTGAAGGCACAGTGACTCTCTCACAAACCTCTCCTTCCTCAGGTTTTACTGGACACACAGAATCGGGTTTTGTACTAGACTTCAGTGCAAGCCAgggttttttaaaagaaaatcgcTCTTTGATGGGGTCGCAAACCACTCAGTGCACGCTAAACCCAACGGGCAATGATCAACATAACCTCCTTAGTCCTGGAGGGACGCTAGCACCTTCCAGTCAGGCAGGAAGTGCAATTGCACAAAACCAGAGACCACAGCAGACACCTTTTTCAGGAGCGTTAGTGACCAAGCCTAGCTCTTCAATCCCAGCAAACaatcctctggtcacccagcTTCTTCAAGGTAAAGAGGTTCCATTGGAAAAGATCCTCCCAAAGCCACTAGCCAAAGTGGAGGTTCAGTCTATGGCAATTTCTGCCAAAGATGAAGGTACCACCACTGATGGGTTGAAAAAAGATAACCCAACAAACCAAGAAGATGTTAGCAAATTTGGGAACCAAATTCCTTTTGGCTCATCTGTGATGCAAGTCAGAAGTATGGACAAGTTGGTCAATGTTGGCACTCAGGACCAGATTCTCCATCCACCAAGGCACAAATGTGAGCAAAAGCACACCAATTCAAACTGTCAACCCTCTCAATTTCAGTCCTGTCAGTTAGGTCACCTTGAGAGCAGCCTGGACCAGAGTGTCCATCTAGGAATCTTTGGACGGAAGAGGTTATCTAAGCCAGCTATGACAGGACACTACCTCCTCAATGTCTCCACATATGGCAGAGTATCCGAGAGCAGCAAACGGCCGCACCTAGCTACTAATACAAGCTCTGCCCTTGCCAACCTGAAGAAAGAGAAAACTGAAACAGAGGAGAGTGTGAAAGGGAAGACAGAATCACTTGCAGGGTCTCATACCACCTCTCAAGGACTCCTGAATTTCCCAAAGGTCAAAGTGGAACAGCAGGGATGTTTTATCAATAAACCAGATGATGGTTTGGCATCCCAACCTTGttctgatataaagtctgaatctCCATCACTGAGCTGTTTATCCAGCCAAGAAAGCAGCACTTCTACTAGAACCAAAGAAACCTGCTCAAGAAGCTCACAGCTTGATATGTGCAGCAGTATACAGGGTAAAACAGAGCGATATCAGTTAAGTGACTGCAACCAACGCACGTTTTTGTCTCAGAAAGCCCATAATGGACCTCAGTATGGTGGCACTATCAGCATGTCTGTCCCTCATGCACTAAACCACAGCATGGCTGACACTCCAACTTCTCCCACTGTGTCCTGCAGCGGTGATGGTGAAACGGCTGGTGGAGGGATGATGTCTTTTTCCGTCACCGTCACTGCCATACCTGCAGGTCACCTACTGGATCAGAGCAGTCAGGGTGAGACCTCACCTGAGCAAGCCTACATAGAAACCTCTGGGATGGAGGATGTCCAATCAAAGTGCTACTGTCGGCTGAAGGCCATGATTATGTGCAAGGGATGTGGCGCTTTCTGTCACGATGATTGCATTGGTCCATCCAAACTATGCGTTTCATGTTTGGTGGTACGATAA
- the asxl2 gene encoding putative Polycomb group protein ASXL2 isoform X1, with protein MRERQKKKKGRTWAEAAKTVLEKYPNTPMSHKEILQVIQRERLKEISGTSPLACLNAMLHTNSRGEEGIFYKVPGRMGVYTLKKDIGDVAKELSEEDSEDSSDNMSDTRCSENTSTTTYSKDGRRGRWKRRVPAKLQSQPSSPQSRCSSPSVSSSKLMSPSQKHSKKALKQALKQQQQRNQRRQCGIPNASSPRLLLKTVKDMAHDSSKSSWELKQTERCPASPQNSTSSSSSSVKADVCHATGARKVSQRSSRLSARQLRRTKCEIDVETPDSILVNTNLRALINKHTFSVLPTECQQKLLKMLPEVDQQASMDGALKVTSSALNNEFFTSAAQSWKERLSEGEFTPELRLRMRQEIEKEKKVELWKEHFFESYYGEHSGLSIEESKELTEARDIPEPAKSSVQSEKPEIVKEPQKINPVTEVIHMELRSRDVKSTITHASPEEPVKPPASKQSHLSLDTRKDTQEELIPESSVQKAEDPKPGSEKTLENEITCKTPASSLEEEVTCLKGKETQTTKEESPVGNAGQITESNKAGSPITAVTSEPLKRKISTELDTELRIEKKPRVSSSEMSSTVTAKEKVEQRVPPLKIPVSRILSAPASFEQVSPRTPVPLTPPSIRPGRTGARTLADIKAKAQLARAQRAAAAAAGSSSSRGTGSVEGTSTPSPARSLSEDFSPASSRSQSVSPIKLSSGSPAPEGTVTLSQTSPSSGFTGHTESGFVLDFSASQGFLKENRSLMGSQTTQCTLNPTGNDQHNLLSPGGTLAPSSQAGSAIAQNQRPQQTPFSGALVTKPSSSIPANNPLVTQLLQGKEVPLEKILPKPLAKVEVQSMAISAKDEGTTTDGLKKDNPTNQEDVSKFGNQIPFGSSVMQVRSMDKLVNVGTQDQILHPPRHKCEQKHTNSNCQPSQFQSCQLGHLESSLDQSVHLGIFGRKRLSKPAMTGHYLLNVSTYGRVSESSKRPHLATNTSSALANLKKEKTETEESVKGKTESLAGSHTTSQGLLNFPKVKVEQQGCFINKPDDGLASQPCSDIKSESPSLSCLSSQESSTSTRTKETCSRSSQLDMCSSIQGKTERYQLSDCNQRTFLSQKAHNGPQYGGTISMSVPHALNHSMADTPTSPTVSCSGDGETAGGGMMSFSVTVTAIPAGHLLDQSSQGETSPEQAYIETSGMEDVQSKCYCRLKAMIMCKGCGAFCHDDCIGPSKLCVSCLVVR; from the exons AAGGACATTGGAGATGTGGCGAAGGAACTGTCAGAAGAGGATTCAGAGGACAGCAGTGATAACATGTCTGATACCCGATGCTCAGAAAATACCAGCACCACTACCTACAGCAAAGATGGACGCAGAGGAAGGTGGAAGAGGAGAG TGCCAGCAAAACTGCAGTCTCAGCCGTCCTCCCCACAGTCCCGCTGTTCATCTCCATCAGTCTCCAGCAGCAAACTCATGTCCCCGTCACAGAAACACAGCAAGAAGGCCCTCAAACAG GCActgaaacagcagcagcagaggaATCAACGCCGGCAATGTGGAATCCCCAACGCCTCAAGCCCACGGCTGCTCCTCAAGACTGTCAAAGACATGGCTCATGACTCCTCCAAATCCT CCTGGGAGCTGAAACAGACAGAGCGCTGCCCTGCCAGTCCACAGAACTCTACCTCCAGCTCGTCCTCCTCTGTCAAAGCAGATGTGTGCCATGCGACCGGTGCCCGCAAGGTGTCTCAGCGCTCCAGTCGGCTCAGTGCCA GACAACTGAGGCGTACCAAGTGTGAGATAGATGTTGAGACACCAGATTCCATCCTTGTCAACACTAACTTGCGAGCGCTGATCAACAAGCACACATTCTCAGTGTTGCCTACAGAGTGTCAACAGAAGCTTCTTAAGATGCTGCCAGAGGTTGACCAGCAG GCTAGTATGGATGGAGCATTGAAGGTGACCAGCTCTGCCCTGAACAATGAATTCTTCACATCAGCAGCACAGTCTTGGAAGGAGAGGTTGTCAGAGG GTGAGTTTACCCCAGAGTTGAGACTGAGAATGCGGCAAGAAATTGAGAAGGAAAAGAAGGTGGAACTTTGGAAAGAGCATTTCTTTGAGAGCTACTATGGTGAACA CTCTGGACTGAGTATAGAGGAATCCAAAGAGCTGACAGAAGCCAGGGACATTCCTGAACCAGCTAAAAGCTCAGTCCAATCAGAAAAGCCAGAGATTGTCAAAGAGCCTCAGAAGATAAACCCAGTGACAGAGGTCATCCACATGGAGTTGAGATCCAGAGATGTCAAATCAACTATAACACATGCCTCACCTGAAGAGCCAGTCAAACCTCCTGCTTCAAAGCAATCACATTTATCCTTAGACACGAGGAAGGATACGCAGGAAGAATTGATTCCAGAGTCCTCTGTTCAAAAAGCAGAGGATCCCAAACCTGGCAGTGAGAAAACACTGGAGAATGAGATCACATGTAAGACCCCAGCATCTTCTTTGGAAGAGGAAGTTACATGTTTGAAAGGAAAGGAGACACAGACCACTAAAGAGGAAAGTCCCGTAGGTAATGCTGGACAGATCACGGAGAGCAATAAGGCTGGATCTCCAATAACTGCTGTCACATCTGAGCCTCTGAAGAGAAAAATCTCTACTGAACTGGATACAGAGCTCAGAATTGAGAAGAAGCCCCGTGTCTCTTCATCAGAAATGTCATCCACTGTGACAGCTAAAGAAAAAGTAGAACAGAGAGTACCACCACTCAAA ATCCCAGTGTCAAGAATTCTCTCTGCCCCTGCCTCTTTTGAGCAGGTATCTCCCAGGACTCCTGTTCCCTTGACACCCCCTAGCATTCGGCCCGGTCGCACCGGTGCACGCACTCTAGCTGACATCAAGGCAAAAGCCCAGTTAGCGCGTGCACAACGTGCTGCTGCTGCAGCAGCCGGGTCATCTTCCTCAAGAGGAACCGGCTCAGTTGAAGGTACCTCAACACCCTCTCCAGCTAGGTCCCTGTCAGAAGATTTTTCACCAGCAAGCAGCAGAAGTCAATCTGTGTCGCCTATAAAGCTAAGCTCTGGATCTCCGGCCCCTGAAGGCACAGTGACTCTCTCACAAACCTCTCCTTCCTCAGGTTTTACTGGACACACAGAATCGGGTTTTGTACTAGACTTCAGTGCAAGCCAgggttttttaaaagaaaatcgcTCTTTGATGGGGTCGCAAACCACTCAGTGCACGCTAAACCCAACGGGCAATGATCAACATAACCTCCTTAGTCCTGGAGGGACGCTAGCACCTTCCAGTCAGGCAGGAAGTGCAATTGCACAAAACCAGAGACCACAGCAGACACCTTTTTCAGGAGCGTTAGTGACCAAGCCTAGCTCTTCAATCCCAGCAAACaatcctctggtcacccagcTTCTTCAAGGTAAAGAGGTTCCATTGGAAAAGATCCTCCCAAAGCCACTAGCCAAAGTGGAGGTTCAGTCTATGGCAATTTCTGCCAAAGATGAAGGTACCACCACTGATGGGTTGAAAAAAGATAACCCAACAAACCAAGAAGATGTTAGCAAATTTGGGAACCAAATTCCTTTTGGCTCATCTGTGATGCAAGTCAGAAGTATGGACAAGTTGGTCAATGTTGGCACTCAGGACCAGATTCTCCATCCACCAAGGCACAAATGTGAGCAAAAGCACACCAATTCAAACTGTCAACCCTCTCAATTTCAGTCCTGTCAGTTAGGTCACCTTGAGAGCAGCCTGGACCAGAGTGTCCATCTAGGAATCTTTGGACGGAAGAGGTTATCTAAGCCAGCTATGACAGGACACTACCTCCTCAATGTCTCCACATATGGCAGAGTATCCGAGAGCAGCAAACGGCCGCACCTAGCTACTAATACAAGCTCTGCCCTTGCCAACCTGAAGAAAGAGAAAACTGAAACAGAGGAGAGTGTGAAAGGGAAGACAGAATCACTTGCAGGGTCTCATACCACCTCTCAAGGACTCCTGAATTTCCCAAAGGTCAAAGTGGAACAGCAGGGATGTTTTATCAATAAACCAGATGATGGTTTGGCATCCCAACCTTGttctgatataaagtctgaatctCCATCACTGAGCTGTTTATCCAGCCAAGAAAGCAGCACTTCTACTAGAACCAAAGAAACCTGCTCAAGAAGCTCACAGCTTGATATGTGCAGCAGTATACAGGGTAAAACAGAGCGATATCAGTTAAGTGACTGCAACCAACGCACGTTTTTGTCTCAGAAAGCCCATAATGGACCTCAGTATGGTGGCACTATCAGCATGTCTGTCCCTCATGCACTAAACCACAGCATGGCTGACACTCCAACTTCTCCCACTGTGTCCTGCAGCGGTGATGGTGAAACGGCTGGTGGAGGGATGATGTCTTTTTCCGTCACCGTCACTGCCATACCTGCAGGTCACCTACTGGATCAGAGCAGTCAGGGTGAGACCTCACCTGAGCAAGCCTACATAGAAACCTCTGGGATGGAGGATGTCCAATCAAAGTGCTACTGTCGGCTGAAGGCCATGATTATGTGCAAGGGATGTGGCGCTTTCTGTCACGATGATTGCATTGGTCCATCCAAACTATGCGTTTCATGTTTGGTGGTACGATAA